One region of Leptidea sinapis chromosome 10, ilLepSina1.1, whole genome shotgun sequence genomic DNA includes:
- the LOC126966456 gene encoding cartilage-associated protein-like: protein MSRYIQSYMLLFLFMYIVEIKSGKLLSLDNVYQKSIAAYTKERWSKCIEYFEESLHLYKLHKTTLINCRLKCKNIPNVIVKENIEDLKIYEKIFKTSQCLQQCTDEGFDKINMYSNTSDDILSDMQQRKPYEYLHICYFQMNALPKAASAAYTFLVANPFNDAMKKNLDYYIDLPEVDINEVDDLESEDYQMLYRLGLKSYNAKQWGETIANMEESLTNYLSWENGCRAECEWQPEQEWSVEVSILVSNSLTSLLICQQNCQNQLKPLFNSGTEFIADLLNYLQICYYYLERFDDVGKAVESYLLLLPRDKNMLENKEMYESFINKSSFVERSDIVYYFKRDQYEKELLQLFHDQNGSNFEINLV from the coding sequence atgtCTCGGTATATTCAAAGCTATATgttgttatttctttttatgtatattgttgaaataaagtCTGGTAAACTTTTATCATTAGACAATGTTTATCAAAAAAGTATTGCCGCCTATACCAAAGAAAGATGGTCTAAATGTATAGAATATTTTGAGGAATCATTACATCTTTATAAACTCCATAAAACCACACTAATTAACTgcagattaaaatgtaaaaatataccTAATGTAATTGTAAAGGAGAATATAGAAGACttgaaaatatatgaaaaaatttttaaaactagtCAGTGTTTGCAACAGTGTACAGATGAAGGTTTTGACAAAATTAATATGTACAGTAATACATCTGATGATATTTTGTCTGATATGCAGCAAAGAAAGCCGTATGAATATTTGCACATTTGTTACTTCCAAATGAATGCATTACCAAAAGCTGCGTCTGCAGCTTACACATTTCTTGTAGCAAACCCTTTTAATGATGCAATGAAGAAGAACCTGGATTACTACATTGATCTGCCTGAAGTTGATATTAATGAAGTAGATGATCTTGAAAGTGAAGACTATCAGATGCTGTACAGACTTGGTTTAAAATCATATAATGCCAAGCAATGGGGAGAGACAATAGCTAATATGGAAGAAtctttaactaattatttatcATGGGAAAATGGTTGTCGTGCTGAATGTGAATGGCAACCAGAACAAGAATGGTCTGTTGAAGTATCAATATTAGTATCTAATTCCCTAACATCTCTGTTAATTTGTCAGCAAAATTGTCAAAATCAGTTAAAACCTTTGTTTAATTCAGGCACTGAATTTATTGCAGATCTCCTTAATTACTTACAGATTTGTTATTATTACCTGGAACGGTTTGATGATGTGGGTAAAGCTGTAGAAAGTTATTTACTGTTATTACCAAGGGATAAAAATATGCTAGAAAATAAAGAAATGTATGAAAGTTTCATCAACAAAAGTAGCTTTGTGGAAAGATCTGAcattgtttat